In the Rhodoferax fermentans genome, GGGTGGTGCTGCCGCTCAACGCAGGCTGGTCTGACGTGGGCGCCTGGGACGCGTTGTGGCAGGTGCTGCCCAAGGACGCGTCGGGCAACGTGGTGCAGGGTGATGTGCTGCTGCAGGACTGCGAGAACACCCTGGCCCTGTCAGAAGGCCGCCTGGTGGCTTGTGTCGGTGTCAGTGACCTGGTGGTGGTCGAAACCGCTGACGCCATCCTGGTGTCGCACAAGGACAAGACGCAAGACGTGAAAAAAATTGTGGACCAGCTCAAGGCCCAAAAGCGCCCCGAGGGCAGCATCCACCGCAAGGTGTTCCGGCCCTGGGGTTCGTACGACGGTGTGGACCGGGGCGAGCGCTTCCAGGTCAAACGCATTGTGGTCAAACCCGGTGGTGTGCTGAGCCTGCAGATGCACCACCACCGCGCCGAACACTGGATTGTGGTCAGCGGCACAGCACGCATCACCAAAGGCGAAGAGGTGTTTTTGCTCTCGGAAAACCAGTCCACCTTCATCCCGCTGGGCACCACCCACCGCCTGGAGAACCCGGGCCGGGTGGCGCTGGAGATGATCGAGGTGCAGTCCGGCTCTTACCTGGGCGAGGATGACATCGTGCGCTTTGAGGATGTGTACGGGCGCTAATAGGTGTGGCCCGGGGCTCTTTGGGCCGCTACTTCATTTATAGCTATCCGCCCTTATTGAATAAGGGCTAGAGGCTGATTTATTCAACAACCGGCATCTTATGCCGGATCAGGTCGCGCCATGCGGGCGAGGGTGCCATCGAAGAGCAATTTGTCGAGCACCGCCAGACACTGTGCGTTCGTCCTGCCGTTGCGCCAGGGACGGTTGTCAGTGATGGCAGTCAACACATCTGCCACCGCGACGATGCGTGAACTGAAGGAGAGGTCGTGTGATCGGAACGGATAGCCCTTCCCGTCAAAACGTTCATGGTGTTGCGAGGCCCAGGTATTGACGGCTCCCAGGCCTGGCACCGTCGACAAAATCCGCTGCGATCAATAAGGATGCTGCCGGATGATGAACCTCTTGACCGATGTCAGCGGGCCGGGCTTGTCGAGGATCTCGGTCGGCGCGGCCGGTATCATCTCGCCCGTGCTTCAGTACTACATGAATTTCATACCCCGCAGCGGCTCACGCGACATGGACAGCTTTCTGCCCGCCGCCGCAGTCGGCTGCCAGATTGAGGTCGGACCGACCTGCGCGATGGCTTCTGTCAAGATGACCAACACCGCACAACTCGCGCTGCGTGGTGATGGTGCGCACGCCATCTCATTCGGCCAGGTGATCCCTGCTGTGCGCGACACTGGCCGTGACGAGCTGGACAAATACAAGGAAATCTCCCACGGCAGTCTCGCCGTCAGCCTCCCCGAGTGCTGAGAACGCCACCCTCGCGCCCCGTGCAGCCCCGCCCGGGCCCCCCCTTCATACCAACCAAGTTACCCACAAAGAGATTCATTCATGAAAAACACGAACCCCACGGCTCTGCAGCGACTGATGCGCCTGAGCCTCATTGCCCAGATCGCGATCGGCCTGGTCCTGGGCATCGCCCTGGCCCTGATCGCACCCGGTGCGACCCCATCCGTCGCGATACTGGGCGACCTCTTCATCTCCAGCCTGAAGGCGGTCGCGCCAGTCCTGGTGTTCATCCTGGTGATGGCCGCCATCTCCAGTCACGAACATGGTCAGCCGACCCATATTCGCCCGATCCTGATGTTGTATGTTGTTGGCACGCTGGCCGCTGCCGCGGTGGCCGTCATCGCCAGCTTCAGCTTTCCAACCACGCTGGTCCTGAGCGCACCGCCGGCCGCTGGCACACCACCGAGTGGCATCGTGGTTGTGCTCAAAAACCTGTTGCTGAGCATATTTACCAGTCCGGTCAAAGCCCTGCTGGAAGGCAACTTCATCGGCATCCTGGCGTGGGCGGTCGCCCTTGGCATGGCGCTGCGCCACGCCAGTGCTGCCACGCGGACGACGCTCAACGACCTGGCCGACGCGGTGACCCGCATCGTGCAGACGGTCATCCGTTTGGCGCCGCTGGGTATCTTTGGTCTGGTCGCTGGCACGCTGGGCGAATCGGGTTTGGGTGCCTTATTGGGCTACGCGCATCTGCTGCTGGTCCTCGTCGGTTGCATGCTTTTTGTGGCGCTGGTGATCAACCCGCTGATCGTGTTCTGGAAGATTCACAGCAATCCTTATCCCCTGGTTTTCACCTGCTTGCGTGAGAGCGGCGTGACCGCCTTCTTCACCCGCAGCTCGGCAGCCAATATCCCGATCAACCTCGCACTGTGCAAGCGTTTGGGCCTGCACGAGGACACCTATTCGATCACCATTCCGCTGGGCGCCACGATCAACATGGCCGGGGCAGCCATCACGATCTCGGTGATGGCCCTGGCCGCCACGCACACACTGGGCATTCATGTCGATGTACCGACCGCGCTACTGCTGTGCGTCGTGTCCTCGTTCGCCGCCGCCGGCGTGTCAGGGGTGGCGGGCGGCTCGCTGCTGCTGATCCCGATGGCCACGTCGCTGTTCGGCATTTCGAACGATGTGGCCATGCAGGTGGTGGCGATCGGCTTTGTCATCAGCGTGATACAGGACTCGACCGAGACCGCCCTGAACTCCTCCACCGATGTGCTGCTCACCGCTGCCGGCTGTACCGCTGAAACGGGTGAACCGTTGCAACTGGCGAGCACAAGTCAACAGCACGGTTGAATTGCCGTGCGGAGAGCGATTGATCGGGCGACGTCAATAAGATCACTTCATTGGCACGCAATCCGGTGCCGTAGGCGAGCGTCACGATCGCCGGACAACGCACCTGAATTTGGGGCGGAATGACTGTTATGGAGCCGCAACCCTAAGTACCCGATTCCGCCACCAACCAGACTTCGGTGGCGTCATGAAATCGGGTGCCCTCGTCCGAGCATCACCGCCGCTCGCCTGCAGGGGATGGGTTGGGGTGGCGGCCGATTTGGCTGCGCCGAAACGTCGTTTTCTGGGCCTTTGGCAGGTTGAGGCCGCCGCCCCAACCCATTCCCAGCCACCACAATCGCCCAAAATCATCTGCCAAGCCGCAAGAGGCATGCAGACAGGGAATCATGGCCAAAACAGCCTCTAGCCCTTATAAATCAAGGGCTACCAGCTATCAAAACAAGATCAAAGCCCCAACCGGTCACAGATCTCCAACACCGCAGCACTCTGGTTCATGGTGTAGAAGTGCAGCGATGGCGCACCACCGGCGCGAAGCTGTTCACACAGGTCGGTTACCACATCCAGACCGAAAGCTTTGATGGAGGCGGTGTCGTCGCCAAAACCTTGCAGGCGCAGCCGGATCCAGCGTGGGATCTCGGCGCCGCAGGCGTCGCTGAAACGCATCAATTGGGTGGAACTGGTGATCGGCATGATGCCCGGCACCACCGGCACCTGCACACCCAGCGCGTCGGCGTCTTCGACAAAACGGAAGTAGGCATCGGCGCTGTAGAAATACTGGGTGATGGCCGAGTTGGCACCGGCCTGCACCTTGCTGGCAAAGGCCTGGAGGTCACTCTCGGGCGACTTGGCCTGGGGGTGGATTTCGGGGTAGGCCGCCACCTCGATGTGGAACCTGTCACCGGTCTCGGCACGGATGAAGGCCACCAGGTCGCTGGCGTACTGGAATTCACCGCCCGCGCCATAACCACTGGGCAAATCACCGCGCAGGGCCACCAGGCGTTTGACACCCATGGCTTGCAGGGTGGCCAGCTGTTCGCGCACACCGGCGCGGGTGGCGCCGATACACGACAAGTGGGACGCGGCTGAGGCGCCTTCGGCCAGGATGTCGCGCACGGTGTTGAAAGTGCCCTCTTGGGTGGAGCCGCCCGCGCCAAAGGTCACCGAGCAAAACTCGGGCTTCAGCGCATACAGGGCCTGGCGCACCAGACGCAGCTTTTCCACGCCTTCAGGGGTTTTGGGCGGGAAAAATTCAATGCTGACAGGGAGTCGTGAAGAAGCGGTCATGACACGCCTTTACAAAGTGGTGTGAACCGCGCTGTCAGCCCAGGGTGGCGGGCAGCGGGTCACAAGATTTCAAGTTACTCAGCCGCACCCGAGCGGCGGGCGCAGATGAAAAATTCGCGGTTGCCGTCACCGCCTGTTATCGATGAATCAAACCAGTGGGTGACCGTGAGGCCCAGCTCGGCACAGCTGTCGCGCAGACGCTGCTCGACCAGGGCATACATGGCTGCGTCTTTGACAATGCCACCCTTGCCGACCTGGCCGGGTTGCAATTCAAACTGCGGCTTGACCAGGGTCAGCAGCGTGCCCCCGGCCTTGAGCAGTGGCACCACGGCGGGCAACACCAGGGTCTGCGAGATGAAGGACAGGTCGGCCACGATCAGGTCAAACTCGGGGACAAAGTCGCTCTCTGCCGATGCGGTGTCGTCGTCCACCTCATGCGGTTCACGCGCTGCCGCGGCTTCGTCGTCCAGGTCGTCGTCTTCCAGATAAAACTGGCCCTCAGCCCCCGTGCTGTCTTGGTAAGCAGCTACCAAATCAGCAGCATCGAGTGCGCGCGCATTGACACCCTCGACACACAACACCCGCGGGTCGGCACGCAACTGGGGGTGCAGCTGGGCAGTGCCCACATCCACCCCCACCACGAACGTTGCGCCGTGTTGCAGCAGGCAGTCGGTGAAACCACCGGTGCTTTGGCCCACGTCCAGGCATTGCAGGCCGGCCACCGACAGGCCAACGTGTTTAAGCGCCGCCTCCAGCTTGAGGCCACCGCGCGACACATAACGTGCCTCGGCGTCGTCCAGCAACTGCAGCTCGGCATCTGGTGGCACATCGTCGCCATTTTTGGCCACCTTGCGCCACACGTCGCCGTGTAACCATTGCACCCCACCCGAAATCAGGCGCTGGGCCTGGGATCGGGTGCTGGCCAAGCCACGTTGCACCAGCAGTTGGTCAATTCGCATACATCTCCAAGTTAAACACCACAGCCTCGCCCTTCAACCGTGGGATACCGTCGAACCGGCTTCGCCGATCGGCTGGTATCGCCCCCTTGAGGGGGAAGCGCCGCAGGCGCTTCGGGGGTGGTTCAATACCGATACGTGTCGGCCTTGTACGGGCCGGCTTTGTCGACGCCAATGTAGGCGGCTTGTTCGTCGGTCAGCTCGCTGAGCATCGCGCCGACTTTTTTCAGGTGCAGGCGTGCCACTTTTTCGTCGAGCAGCTTGGGCAACACGTACACCTTGCCAACCTTGTAGGCCTTGGGTTTGGTGAACAGCTCGATCTGCGCAATGGTCTGGTTGGCAAAGCTGGACGACATGACAAAGCTCGGGTGGCCGGTGCCACAGCCCAGGTTCACCAGACGGCCCTTGGCCAACAGGATGATGCGTTTGGACGGCTTCTTGCCCTTGGCCGGGAAGATCACATGGTCCACTTGCGGCTTGATTTCTTCCCACTTGCATTTGTCGAGCGAAGCCACGTCGATTTCGTTGTCAAAGTGACCGATGTTGCAGACGATGGCCTGGTCTTTCATGGCCTCCATGTGTTTGTAGGTGATAACGTTTTTGTTGCCGGTGCAGGTCACAAAAATGTCGCACTTGTCAGCGGCATATTCGGTGGTAACAACCTTGTAACCTTCCATCGCGGCTTGCAGCGCGTTGATCGGGTCGATCTCGACCACCCAAACTTGAGCCGACAGTGCACGCAGCGCTTGGGCGGAACCCTTGCCCACGTCGCCGTAACCGACCACACAGGCGACCTTGCCCGCGATCATCACGTCCGTAGCGCGTTTGATGGCGTCCACCAGAGATTCGCGGCAACCGTACAGGTTGTCAAACTTGCTCTTGGTCACCGAGTCGTTGACGTTGATGGCGCGGAGCATCAGTTCACCCTTGGCGCTCATGTCGTTCAGACGGTGCACACCGGTGGTGGTTTCTTCGGTCACGCCGATGATGTTTTTCAGGCGGCGGCTGTACCAGGTCGGGTCTTGCTTGAGCTTGGCCTTAATGGCGGCATACAAACAGGTTTCTTCTTCGCTGGTGGGGTTGTCGAGCAACTTGGGGTTCTTCTCGGCCTTGGTGCCCAGGTGCATCAGCAAGGTGGCGTCACCACCGTCGTCGAGGATCATGTTCGGGCCTTCGGCGGCTGTGCCTTTTTTGCCGTCGAATTCAAAAATACGGTGGGTGTAGTCCCAGTAGTCGGCCAGGGTTTCACCCTTGATCGCAAACACCGGCACACCTTGGGCGGCGATGGCCGCAGCAGCGTGGTCTTGCGTGGAGAAAATGTTGCACGAGGCCCAGCGCACTTGCGCGCCCAAGGCGGTCAGGGTTTCGATCAACACCGCGGTCTGGATCGTCATGTGCAGGCTGCCGGTGATGCGTGCACCTTTGAGCGGCTGCTCTTTGGCAAACTCTTCACGGATGGCCATCAGGCCAGGCATTTCGGTCTCGGCGATGTTGAGTTCCTTGCGGCCCCAGGCGGCCAGGCCGATGTCGGCGATCACGTAATCAGGTTTGCTGGCGGCAGGTTTGCTGGCTGCGGGTTTGCTTGCAACAGGTTTTTTAGCGCTCATGGTTCACTCCAAAAGTTAAGGTGACAAGCACCGCCGTGAGAAGTGAATCTGGGAAAAAGACTCACCACACACGAACGGTGGGTGAGCGCCGTTGTGAAACGCTGTGCAAAAAACAACAGCGGGGTCCGAGCCTCACTCAGCATGGTGACAAAACAGCCATCATGTGAGTTGCAACGCTCCTCGGAAGTGCGCGATTATAGGTATTTGGCACACCAGCGCACAGGCTCACCCAGAGGCTCGCAAACTGGCCGGCAAATTGCTAGGTAACCACTCAGTAACTTCTGTGCGTGATTTGTGATTCTCAGCGTGCAAAATAGCCCCTCAAACGAACCCGTTCGTTAAACCACCAAAGGAATGCCCTTGAACACCTCCGCCAAACCCCAAAGCCCCGATATCAGCAAGGACATCAACAGCCATTTGCTGCACACGGTCGGCGCAGATCCCGGGGCTGCGTCGAGCAGCGAGATGATGCAGGCCGTGGCGCAAGTGGCACGGGCGCAACTGTCCGAGCGCTGGGTGCACACCCAGCGGGAAGAACGCAAACACAAGGCCCGACGGGTGGTCTACCTGTCGATGGAATTCCTGATGGGGCGCACCCTGTCCAACGCCCTGGCTGCGCTCAATCTCACCGAGGGTGCGGCGGCCGGAGCGCTGCAACACGCCAAAAACCTGGAAGACCTGACCGGATGTGAACCCGATGCCGCCTTGGGCAACGGTGGCCTGGGTCGCCTGGCGGCCTGTTTCCTCGACTCCATGGCCACCCTCGGCCTGCCCTCGTTTGGTTATGGCATCCGATACGAATACGGCATGTTTGCGCAGGAGATTCAGGGCGGCAACCAGGTGGAATACCCTGACTCCTGGCTCAAAGACGGCACCCCCTGGGAGTTCCCCCGGGCCGAACTCACCTACCCGGTGCGTTTTGGTGGCTGGGTCGCCCATGAGGATGGCAAGGTGGTCTGGAAACATGCGGGTGAAGTGGCGGCCAAGGCCTACGACATGGTGGTGCCAGGGCACGGCACCCACAAAGTCAGCACGCTGCGCCTGTGGAAGGCGGTGGCGCCTGACCACATCGATCTGGGCGCCTTCAACACCGGCGACTACGCCCGCGCGGCGGCGGCCAAAAACGAGTACGAGAACATCTCGTGGGTGCTCTACCCCAATGACAGCACCCCGGCCGGGCGTGAGTTGCGGCTCAAGCAGGAGTATTTCTTTGTCGCCGCATCCATGCAGGATCTGATCAAACGGCACCTGGATGAGCACCACACCCTGGACAACCTGGCGGAGCATGTGGCCATCCACCTCAACGACACCCACCCCGCCATTGGTGTGGCCGAGTTGATGCGTATCTTGTGTGATGAACACGACATGCTGTGGGACAAAGCCTGGGCACTGTGTGGCAAAACATTCTCGTACACCAACCACACCTTGATGCCCGAGGCGCTCGAAACCTGGCCGGTGTCGCTGATCCAGCATGTGCTGCCGCGCCACCTGGAAATCATCTTTCGCATCAACAAGGAGTTTCTGGATCAGGCAGCGCGTTTTCGCCCGGGTGACCAGGAGTTCCTCAAACGCCTGTCGCTCATTGACGAGACCGGTGAGCGCCGCGTGCGTATGGCGCACTTGAGTGTGGTGGGCAGCCATCAGATCAACGGGGTGTCGGCCCTGCACTCTGAGTTGCTGGTGCGCACCATCTTCACCGACTTTGCATCCCTGTGGCCACACCGCTTCACCAACATGACCAACGGTGTGACCCCCAGGCGCTGGCTGGCCCAGGCCAACCCGAGCCTGTCCAAGCTGTTGGATGCCAGCCTGGGCTCAGGCTGGCGGCTTGATCTGAACAAGTTGCAAGGCCTCAAAGAGCACCAGGGTGATGCAGCTTTCAGAGAACAGTTCCGGGCCATCAAGCGCTACAACAAGGTGCGCCTGGCCCATCTCATCAAAGAAACCACCGGCGTGGTGGTCAGCCCCGACA is a window encoding:
- a CDS encoding HD-GYP domain-containing protein — translated: MSTVPGLGAVNTWASQHHERFDGKGYPFRSHDLSFSSRIVAVADVLTAITDNRPWRNGRTNAQCLAVLDKLLFDGTLARMARPDPA
- a CDS encoding L-serine ammonia-lyase, iron-sulfur-dependent, subunit alpha, translated to MNFIPRSGSRDMDSFLPAAAVGCQIEVGPTCAMASVKMTNTAQLALRGDGAHAISFGQVIPAVRDTGRDELDKYKEISHGSLAVSLPEC
- the sstT gene encoding serine/threonine transporter SstT; amino-acid sequence: MKNTNPTALQRLMRLSLIAQIAIGLVLGIALALIAPGATPSVAILGDLFISSLKAVAPVLVFILVMAAISSHEHGQPTHIRPILMLYVVGTLAAAAVAVIASFSFPTTLVLSAPPAAGTPPSGIVVVLKNLLLSIFTSPVKALLEGNFIGILAWAVALGMALRHASAATRTTLNDLADAVTRIVQTVIRLAPLGIFGLVAGTLGESGLGALLGYAHLLLVLVGCMLFVALVINPLIVFWKIHSNPYPLVFTCLRESGVTAFFTRSSAANIPINLALCKRLGLHEDTYSITIPLGATINMAGAAITISVMALAATHTLGIHVDVPTALLLCVVSSFAAAGVSGVAGGSLLLIPMATSLFGISNDVAMQVVAIGFVISVIQDSTETALNSSTDVLLTAAGCTAETGEPLQLASTSQQHG
- the metF gene encoding methylenetetrahydrofolate reductase [NAD(P)H] — encoded protein: MTASSRLPVSIEFFPPKTPEGVEKLRLVRQALYALKPEFCSVTFGAGGSTQEGTFNTVRDILAEGASAASHLSCIGATRAGVREQLATLQAMGVKRLVALRGDLPSGYGAGGEFQYASDLVAFIRAETGDRFHIEVAAYPEIHPQAKSPESDLQAFASKVQAGANSAITQYFYSADAYFRFVEDADALGVQVPVVPGIMPITSSTQLMRFSDACGAEIPRWIRLRLQGFGDDTASIKAFGLDVVTDLCEQLRAGGAPSLHFYTMNQSAAVLEICDRLGL
- a CDS encoding TlyA family RNA methyltransferase; this encodes MRIDQLLVQRGLASTRSQAQRLISGGVQWLHGDVWRKVAKNGDDVPPDAELQLLDDAEARYVSRGGLKLEAALKHVGLSVAGLQCLDVGQSTGGFTDCLLQHGATFVVGVDVGTAQLHPQLRADPRVLCVEGVNARALDAADLVAAYQDSTGAEGQFYLEDDDLDDEAAAAREPHEVDDDTASAESDFVPEFDLIVADLSFISQTLVLPAVVPLLKAGGTLLTLVKPQFELQPGQVGKGGIVKDAAMYALVEQRLRDSCAELGLTVTHWFDSSITGGDGNREFFICARRSGAAE
- the ahcY gene encoding adenosylhomocysteinase; this encodes MSAKKPVASKPAASKPAASKPDYVIADIGLAAWGRKELNIAETEMPGLMAIREEFAKEQPLKGARITGSLHMTIQTAVLIETLTALGAQVRWASCNIFSTQDHAAAAIAAQGVPVFAIKGETLADYWDYTHRIFEFDGKKGTAAEGPNMILDDGGDATLLMHLGTKAEKNPKLLDNPTSEEETCLYAAIKAKLKQDPTWYSRRLKNIIGVTEETTTGVHRLNDMSAKGELMLRAINVNDSVTKSKFDNLYGCRESLVDAIKRATDVMIAGKVACVVGYGDVGKGSAQALRALSAQVWVVEIDPINALQAAMEGYKVVTTEYAADKCDIFVTCTGNKNVITYKHMEAMKDQAIVCNIGHFDNEIDVASLDKCKWEEIKPQVDHVIFPAKGKKPSKRIILLAKGRLVNLGCGTGHPSFVMSSSFANQTIAQIELFTKPKAYKVGKVYVLPKLLDEKVARLHLKKVGAMLSELTDEQAAYIGVDKAGPYKADTYRY
- a CDS encoding glycogen/starch/alpha-glucan phosphorylase; amino-acid sequence: MPLNTSAKPQSPDISKDINSHLLHTVGADPGAASSSEMMQAVAQVARAQLSERWVHTQREERKHKARRVVYLSMEFLMGRTLSNALAALNLTEGAAAGALQHAKNLEDLTGCEPDAALGNGGLGRLAACFLDSMATLGLPSFGYGIRYEYGMFAQEIQGGNQVEYPDSWLKDGTPWEFPRAELTYPVRFGGWVAHEDGKVVWKHAGEVAAKAYDMVVPGHGTHKVSTLRLWKAVAPDHIDLGAFNTGDYARAAAAKNEYENISWVLYPNDSTPAGRELRLKQEYFFVAASMQDLIKRHLDEHHTLDNLAEHVAIHLNDTHPAIGVAELMRILCDEHDMLWDKAWALCGKTFSYTNHTLMPEALETWPVSLIQHVLPRHLEIIFRINKEFLDQAARFRPGDQEFLKRLSLIDETGERRVRMAHLSVVGSHQINGVSALHSELLVRTIFTDFASLWPHRFTNMTNGVTPRRWLAQANPSLSKLLDASLGSGWRLDLNKLQGLKEHQGDAAFREQFRAIKRYNKVRLAHLIKETTGVVVSPDSLFDVQVKRIHEYKRQLLNVLHVVTRYQAILANPDAPWVPRTVIFAGKAASSYVAAKSIIRLIHDVGLTVNNDERIGDKLKVVFIPNYGVSVAEIIMPGADLSEQISTAGTEASGTGNMKLALNGALTIGTDDGANIEIRQNVGDDNIFIFGLKTPEVRDLRVTGYHPLNYYEGNPTLKAVLNAIGEGEFSPDEPGRYSALINSLVWGGDHYLLLADYASYVATQQQVDGVYRQPELWSQRAIANVAGMGVFSSDRTIGEYARQIWRVTPAPY